One window of the Conexibacter sp. SYSU D00693 genome contains the following:
- a CDS encoding NADP-dependent oxidoreductase, whose product MRAIVIDEFGDADRMQLREVDDPKVGPDSVLIRVQAAGINPVDTKIRQGRLEGGFPHHFPLVLGWDAAGVVEAVGPAVVDLEPGDPVYAYCRKTEIAAGTYAELAAMPAGAVARRPRSVDVVHAGGLPLVGLTAWQALVEGARVEAGQTVLVTAASGGVGHVAVQIARDLGARVVGTASERNHDFVRSLGADAVVDYGAQDVEAALREAAPEGFDAALDLVGGDGQAQAEAVLKDGGALVSIVDPSVKERSRVRGHYTFVRPSAAELVELAERVDDGRLRVEVQETLPLERAADAHRLLERGHVRGKVVLEV is encoded by the coding sequence ATGCGCGCGATCGTGATCGACGAGTTCGGCGACGCCGACCGGATGCAGCTGCGGGAGGTCGACGACCCGAAGGTCGGACCGGACAGCGTCCTCATCCGGGTCCAGGCGGCGGGCATCAACCCGGTCGACACGAAGATCCGCCAGGGCCGGCTCGAGGGCGGCTTCCCCCACCACTTCCCGCTCGTGCTGGGCTGGGACGCCGCGGGCGTCGTCGAGGCGGTCGGCCCGGCCGTCGTCGACCTCGAGCCGGGCGACCCGGTCTACGCGTACTGCCGCAAGACCGAGATCGCCGCGGGGACCTACGCCGAGCTCGCGGCGATGCCGGCGGGCGCGGTGGCGCGGCGGCCGCGGTCGGTCGACGTCGTGCACGCCGGCGGCCTGCCGCTCGTCGGGCTCACCGCCTGGCAGGCGCTCGTGGAGGGCGCGCGGGTCGAGGCGGGCCAGACCGTGCTCGTCACGGCCGCGTCGGGCGGCGTCGGCCACGTCGCGGTGCAGATCGCCCGGGACCTCGGCGCCCGCGTCGTCGGCACCGCGTCGGAGCGCAACCACGACTTCGTGCGCTCGCTCGGCGCGGACGCGGTCGTCGACTACGGCGCGCAGGACGTCGAGGCGGCCCTGCGCGAGGCGGCGCCCGAGGGCTTCGACGCCGCCCTCGACCTCGTGGGCGGCGACGGGCAGGCGCAGGCCGAGGCGGTGCTCAAGGACGGCGGCGCGCTCGTCTCGATCGTCGACCCGTCGGTCAAGGAGCGCTCCCGCGTCCGCGGCCACTACACGTTCGTGCGTCCCTCGGCCGCGGAGCTCGTCGAGCTCGCCGAGCGCGTCGACGACGGCCGGCTGCGCGTCGAGGTCCAGGAGACCCTCCCCCTCGAGCGGGCCGCGGACGCCCACCGGCTCCTCGAGCGGGGCCACGTCCGCGGCAAGGTCGTCCTCGAGGTGTGA